Genomic DNA from Candidatus Gastranaerophilales bacterium:
GCTAGGCAAAAATTTCCTTTACTGTGGTGATGCACTTGATGAAACAAGTCTTCAAAAGTTAATGGGACAAGACAGAGCAGAAATGATTTTTTGCGATAGCCCTTATAATCTCAAAATTCAAGGCAATGTAACAAAGCAAAAACATCACACAGAGTTTAAACAAGCCTCAGGCGAACTTAGTAGATGTGAATTTACAGATTTTCTAAAAACTACAATGACATTGCAGGCAAAATACTCCATTGACGGTGCAATTCATTTCCAATGCATGGATTTTCGCCATATGGGTGAAATGCTTGAAAGTGGCAGACAAATTTACTCCCAACTCAAAAACCTTTGTATTTGGGATAAAGGAACCGGTGGAATGGGCAGTTTATATCGTTCACAGCACGAACTTGTATTTGTGTTCAAAAACGGTACAGCTCCACACATAAACAATGTTGAATTAGGCGTTCATGGGCGTTATCGAACAAACGTCTGGAAATATCGTGGTATGCACGCTTGTAATCCTCAATCTAAGACTTTATCCAAACTTCATCCAACAGTCAAGCCTGTTTCAATGATTATGGATGCTATTTTAGATTGCTCATCACCTGGAGGAATTATCCTGGATGTATTTGGAGGTTCTGGCTCTACGCTTATTGCAGCCGAACGAACAAAGAGAAAAGCCCGTGTAATAGAAATTGAACCCAAATACTGCGATGTAATTCTTTATCGGTGGGAGCAACTTACAGGTCAAAAAGCCTTATTAGTCAGAAAAACAGGAGATTAAATTATGACAGAATTTAACGCAAAAGATTATGAGGTTGGCTATAAGCGCCCACCAACAGAACATCAATTCAAACCTGGACAATCCGGTAATCCCAAAGGTCGCCCGAAATTAATTAAAGACTTCAAAACCGACCTGCGCGAAGAAATGGAAGAAATTATCACCATAAATAATGGTGAAAAAATCACAAAACAACGCGCTTTACTCAAAAAATTACTGGTTAAAGCCCTTAGTGGTGAACTCGGGGCACTAAAAACCCTCACAAATTTGATAGCTCTGCATTTGGGAGGGGAAGAAACAGAGCTTCAAGAATTATCTGAGGAAGATAAACAGTTATTAAATAAATATATTTACAAAAATACAAAGGAGATAAACCATGAGTAATTTTAAAAGAAAACTTTTATCAGCTGCACTAGCACAAGACTTCAACATGTTTTTAGAAAAATGCTACAACGAAATTGATGGCGGAGAAAAATATACTGAAACTATTGCTACAGAGCTAATTATTGACAAACTGAATTATGTTAGCAATGGAAATACAAAGAGACTTATTATCAACGTACCACCAAGAACACTCAAAACGACCATTGTTTCGATTGCATATACAGCTTGGTTGCTGGGGCATAACCCAACACTCAAGATTTTATGCATAAGTTACGGGGATGATTTGGCAAAAGATTTCTCATTCAAAACTAAACAAATTATGCGAAGTAAATGGTATAAAGAAGCTTTTCCTAAAACAAGACTTAAACAAAATCGTCAGCAAGATGACTTTTTTGAAACGACAAGAAATGGATTTAGAAAAGCGGCCTCCCTGGGTGGAACATTGACTGGATATGGAGCAGATATAATCATTATTGATGACCCACAAAAATCACAGGATATCTGCTCGGAAAAAACCAGAAAAAGTTCAAATGAAATATTTTCTAACACAATCATTTCACGCCTAAACAATAAAAACGAAGGCAAAATTATTGTAGTTGCACAGAGATTGCACCCAGATGACTTTTCAAACTATGTTCAAAAATTTGGCAAGTGGGACGTTCTCTCAATACCTGCAATAGAAGAATCAGATAAATCTTATACTCTTTCTGATGGTAGTATTATTAATCGAAAAACCGATGATGTAATAAATTCCGAGCTTGAACCACTAGAAAAACTTAAAGAAATAAAGTCGGGGATGGGTGAGTTTAACTTTTCTGCACAATATCAACAGATGCCTATTCCACCTCAAGGCAATATTATAAAATATAAGGACTTTGCTTTTTACGATATACTTCCGCCTTCGGAGAAAATATATATTCAAAGCTGGGATGTAGCTGCTAAAACGGGTGAAAATAATGAC
This window encodes:
- a CDS encoding site-specific DNA-methyltransferase, which codes for MKEFLKRLEITYKKPGDLKPNPKNARTHSKKQVHQIANSIKQLGFNNPILIESDGTIMAGHGRFEAAKELGLEVIPTICLSHMTPEQIRAYIIADNRLAEQAGWDNDILKIELDFLMNLDCGFDFDATITGFDIPDIDLILNTEAIEETKSEADVEDEFFKTTIEIPKRVNKDDLYQLGKNFLYCGDALDETSLQKLMGQDRAEMIFCDSPYNLKIQGNVTKQKHHTEFKQASGELSRCEFTDFLKTTMTLQAKYSIDGAIHFQCMDFRHMGEMLESGRQIYSQLKNLCIWDKGTGGMGSLYRSQHELVFVFKNGTAPHINNVELGVHGRYRTNVWKYRGMHACNPQSKTLSKLHPTVKPVSMIMDAILDCSSPGGIILDVFGGSGSTLIAAERTKRKARVIEIEPKYCDVILYRWEQLTGQKALLVRKTGD
- a CDS encoding DUF5681 domain-containing protein, whose translation is MTEFNAKDYEVGYKRPPTEHQFKPGQSGNPKGRPKLIKDFKTDLREEMEEIITINNGEKITKQRALLKKLLVKALSGELGALKTLTNLIALHLGGEETELQELSEEDKQLLNKYIYKNTKEINHE
- the terL gene encoding phage terminase large subunit, producing MSNFKRKLLSAALAQDFNMFLEKCYNEIDGGEKYTETIATELIIDKLNYVSNGNTKRLIINVPPRTLKTTIVSIAYTAWLLGHNPTLKILCISYGDDLAKDFSFKTKQIMRSKWYKEAFPKTRLKQNRQQDDFFETTRNGFRKAASLGGTLTGYGADIIIIDDPQKSQDICSEKTRKSSNEIFSNTIISRLNNKNEGKIIVVAQRLHPDDFSNYVQKFGKWDVLSIPAIEESDKSYTLSDGSIINRKTDDVINSELEPLEKLKEIKSGMGEFNFSAQYQQMPIPPQGNIIKYKDFAFYDILPPSEKIYIQSWDVAAKTGENNDYSVCVTAAVCNNIVYIVDILRYKLDFPDLLNKVKEMYKIYNAQRVIIENSSIGPALISHLRKELVIIPYNPTESKADRAITKTYLIRSRNVLLPKNAHWLEHFKDEIQSFPYGKHDDQVDAFTQLLDEIEKERQSPTLKNMAEAINTQKQKEWEESQHPEQLKNFMDMIIKNYKKRPRGWIPPRW